Proteins from a genomic interval of Kitasatospora herbaricolor:
- a CDS encoding aldo/keto reductase, whose translation MEQRVLGRTGRKASVVGLGTWQLGADWGDVREEDALAVLDAAVESGVTFFDTADVYGDGRSEQLIGRYLRERPDAGVLVATKAGRRLEQRPEHYTLDNLRAWTDRSRANLGVERLDLVQLHCPPTAVYSRDQVFDALDTLVAEQRVAAYGVSVETCAEALTAIARPGVASVQIILNPFRLKPLDEVLPAAAAAGVGIIARVPLASGLLSGRYTRDTVFPKDDHRTYNRDGSAFDQGETFSGVDFATGVEAAVEFAALAPEGATPAQTALRWIVQQPGVSTVIPGARNPEQARANAAAAALPPLPGATLAAVTELYDRRIRATVHDRW comes from the coding sequence ATGGAACAGCGCGTACTCGGCAGGACGGGCCGCAAGGCCTCCGTCGTCGGCCTCGGCACCTGGCAGCTCGGCGCGGACTGGGGTGACGTCCGTGAGGAGGACGCCCTCGCCGTCCTCGACGCGGCCGTGGAGTCCGGAGTCACCTTCTTCGACACCGCGGACGTGTACGGCGACGGCCGCAGCGAGCAGCTGATCGGCCGCTACCTGCGCGAACGCCCGGACGCGGGCGTGCTCGTCGCCACCAAGGCGGGCCGCCGCCTGGAACAGCGCCCCGAGCACTACACCCTGGACAACCTGCGGGCCTGGACCGACCGCTCCCGCGCCAACCTCGGTGTCGAGCGGCTCGACCTGGTCCAGCTGCACTGCCCGCCCACCGCCGTCTACTCCCGCGACCAGGTCTTCGACGCGCTCGACACCCTGGTGGCCGAGCAGCGCGTGGCCGCCTACGGCGTCAGCGTCGAGACCTGCGCGGAGGCGCTCACCGCGATCGCCCGCCCGGGCGTGGCCAGCGTCCAGATCATCCTCAACCCGTTCCGGCTGAAGCCGCTGGACGAAGTCCTGCCGGCCGCCGCGGCCGCCGGCGTCGGCATCATCGCCCGCGTCCCGCTCGCCTCCGGCCTGCTCTCCGGCCGCTACACCCGCGACACCGTCTTCCCGAAGGACGACCACCGCACCTACAACCGGGACGGCTCCGCCTTCGACCAGGGCGAGACCTTCTCCGGCGTCGACTTCGCCACCGGCGTCGAGGCGGCCGTCGAATTCGCGGCGCTGGCCCCCGAGGGCGCCACCCCGGCCCAGACCGCCCTGCGCTGGATCGTCCAGCAGCCGGGCGTCAGCACCGTCATCCCCGGTGCCCGCAACCCGGAGCAGGCGCGGGCCAACGCGGCCGCCGCGGCCCTGCCGCCGCTCCCCGGGGCGACCCTGGCCGCGGTCACCGAGCTGTACGACCGGCGGATCCGCGCGACGGTCCACGACCGCTGGTGA